One genomic segment of Natrononativus amylolyticus includes these proteins:
- the ilvA gene encoding threonine ammonia-lyase produces the protein MSGLSAILEARERVQETSRHTPLEYSHTYSSLTGADVHLKLENFQRTGSFKVRGATNRIATLSAAEKEAGVVTASAGNHAQGVALAATRIGVDSTIVMPENAPISKVKATRSYGAEVVLSGVDYSEAAERAHEIERAEKRTYVHAFDDEYVIAGQGTIGLEILDDLPEVDTVVVPIGGGGLIGGVATAIKESRPETRVIGVEAEGASSVATSLEKGEVVPIEAVDTMADGIATRSVGERNFALIEEYVDEVVTVPDPEIAMAVVYLLERSKTLVEGAGAVPLAALLFERFAFEEGERIVPILSGGNIDLNMLTTVIMRGLVETGRYLKVRTVLKDRPGALEDLLGIISSHRANIYAIQHDRTSRDIGMSDTEVELDLETRGHDHVDELIAAMEDHGYAVEVLV, from the coding sequence ATGTCCGGACTGTCGGCTATTCTCGAGGCACGCGAGCGGGTGCAGGAGACGTCGCGACACACCCCGCTCGAGTACTCACACACGTACTCGTCGCTCACGGGGGCGGACGTCCACCTCAAACTGGAGAACTTCCAGCGCACCGGATCGTTCAAAGTTCGCGGGGCGACCAACCGGATCGCGACGCTCTCGGCGGCCGAAAAGGAGGCCGGCGTCGTCACCGCGAGCGCGGGCAACCACGCCCAGGGGGTCGCGCTCGCCGCGACCCGGATCGGCGTCGACTCGACGATCGTCATGCCCGAGAACGCGCCGATCTCGAAGGTGAAGGCGACCCGGAGCTACGGCGCCGAGGTCGTCCTCTCGGGGGTCGACTACAGCGAGGCTGCCGAACGCGCCCACGAGATCGAACGCGCGGAGAAACGCACCTACGTCCACGCCTTCGACGACGAGTACGTGATCGCCGGCCAGGGGACGATCGGCCTCGAGATCCTCGACGATCTCCCCGAGGTCGACACCGTGGTCGTTCCGATCGGCGGCGGCGGGCTGATCGGCGGCGTCGCCACCGCGATCAAGGAGAGCCGACCGGAAACGCGCGTGATCGGGGTCGAAGCCGAGGGCGCCTCGAGCGTCGCCACCTCCCTCGAGAAGGGCGAGGTCGTCCCGATCGAGGCCGTCGACACGATGGCCGACGGGATCGCCACCCGTAGCGTCGGCGAGCGCAACTTCGCGCTGATCGAGGAGTACGTCGACGAGGTCGTCACGGTTCCCGATCCGGAGATCGCGATGGCCGTCGTCTACCTCCTGGAGCGGTCGAAGACGCTGGTCGAGGGCGCCGGCGCCGTCCCGCTGGCAGCGCTGCTGTTCGAGCGCTTCGCCTTCGAGGAGGGCGAGCGCATCGTGCCGATCCTCTCGGGCGGGAACATCGACCTCAATATGCTCACCACCGTCATCATGCGCGGGCTGGTCGAGACCGGCCGCTACCTGAAGGTGAGGACGGTGCTCAAGGACCGTCCGGGGGCGCTCGAGGACCTCCTGGGGATCATCTCGAGTCACCGCGCGAACATCTACGCGATCCAGCACGACCGCACCTCCCGCGACATCGGGATGAGCGACACCGAGGTCGAACTCGACCTCGAGACGCGGGGACACGACCACGTCGACGAACTCATCGCAGCCATGGAAGACCACGGCTACGCGGTCGAGGTGCTCGTCTGA
- a CDS encoding RidA family protein, translated as MKRIISTDDAPAAVGAYSQATTNGSLLFTAGQIPMTPDGELLDGESIATQTEQSLDNLVAILEEEGAGSEDILKVTVFLGDIEDFEEMNDTYSTYFDDEPPARSAVEVANLPKGVGVEIEAIADLE; from the coding sequence ATGAAGCGAATCATCAGCACCGACGACGCCCCCGCCGCGGTGGGCGCGTACAGCCAGGCGACGACCAACGGCTCGCTGCTCTTTACGGCGGGACAGATCCCGATGACCCCCGACGGCGAGTTGCTCGACGGCGAGTCGATCGCCACCCAGACCGAACAGTCCCTCGACAACCTCGTCGCCATCCTCGAGGAGGAGGGCGCCGGCTCCGAGGACATCCTCAAGGTGACGGTGTTCCTCGGCGACATCGAGGACTTCGAGGAGATGAACGACACCTACAGCACGTACTTCGACGACGAGCCGCCGGCCCGGAGCGCCGTCGAGGTGGCGAACCTGCCGAAGGGCGTCGGCGTCGAGATCGAAGCGATCGCCGACCTCGAGTGA
- a CDS encoding ABC transporter permease produces MIRGHVEAPVGESGSRTGTVVAPLVAFAVLVGAWAAVVAALEVPPYLLPGPVDVASRLAGNPELYATSALATLWRILYGGGVGIAGGFAVAVAVVAIRPLRYALVPYLVTIRVVPKVAVAPPLLIYLGTGRTTAVVFIALIAFFPICLGTIAGLDRLDRRYLDLLRSVDAGPIRVMAVRLRFALPEVVSGLKQSVTLAVVGAIVAEWVVVDGGLGSLVLVASENLLADVMIAALVVLLLEGLALYGLVVAVERRLLWYRVPG; encoded by the coding sequence ATGATCCGCGGTCACGTGGAGGCGCCGGTCGGCGAGTCGGGCTCCCGGACGGGCACCGTCGTCGCGCCGCTGGTCGCATTCGCCGTCCTCGTCGGCGCCTGGGCGGCCGTCGTCGCCGCACTCGAGGTCCCGCCGTACCTCCTGCCGGGCCCAGTCGACGTCGCGAGCAGGCTGGCCGGGAACCCAGAACTGTACGCGACCAGCGCGCTCGCGACCCTCTGGCGGATCCTCTACGGCGGCGGCGTCGGGATCGCCGGCGGGTTCGCCGTCGCGGTCGCCGTCGTCGCGATCCGGCCGCTGCGCTACGCGCTGGTTCCCTACCTCGTCACGATCCGTGTGGTGCCCAAGGTCGCCGTCGCGCCGCCGCTGTTGATCTACCTGGGGACCGGGCGGACGACCGCGGTCGTCTTCATCGCGCTCATCGCGTTCTTTCCGATCTGTCTCGGGACGATCGCCGGCCTCGACCGGCTCGACCGGCGCTACCTCGACTTGCTCCGGTCGGTCGACGCGGGGCCGATTCGGGTGATGGCGGTCCGACTTCGGTTCGCGCTCCCGGAGGTCGTCTCGGGGCTCAAGCAGTCGGTCACGCTCGCCGTCGTCGGCGCGATCGTCGCCGAGTGGGTGGTCGTCGACGGCGGGCTGGGCTCGCTCGTGCTCGTCGCCTCGGAGAACCTGCTGGCGGACGTGATGATCGCCGCGCTGGTCGTGCTCCTGCTCGAGGGACTGGCGCTGTACGGGCTGGTCGTCGCCGTGGAGCGACGGCTGCTGTGGTACCGGGTGCCCGGCTGA
- a CDS encoding ABC transporter permease — MSARRRSGRLLERAAPVALGIGLVVAWHAYVTAREVPSIVLPTPLEVATALWLSRRLLLADAAVTAATAALGLALGALVGGLLAFGMLRSRLFRSISLPYVVGLRIAPVIAIAPLVFLWIGRGIVPRAVVVATLTQFPIAIGMLSGLRSVPEEYLDLLRSVDAPERRLFVSVRLPAAASSVLASAQVAATLAVIGAVVAEFVTLRSGLGYRVFDSGMRLETAEMYAALVALSLVGIGFYGLPRLGWWCWREWGALASRRSVRSR, encoded by the coding sequence ATGAGCGCTCGCCGCCGGTCGGGGCGGCTGCTCGAGCGAGCCGCTCCCGTCGCCCTCGGGATCGGGCTGGTGGTCGCCTGGCACGCCTACGTAACCGCCAGGGAGGTGCCGTCGATCGTCCTGCCGACGCCGCTCGAGGTCGCGACGGCGCTGTGGCTCTCCCGGCGGCTCCTGCTCGCAGACGCGGCGGTGACGGCGGCGACGGCCGCGCTGGGGCTCGCGCTCGGCGCTCTCGTGGGCGGCCTGCTGGCGTTCGGAATGCTCCGGTCGCGGCTGTTCCGGTCGATTTCGCTGCCGTACGTCGTCGGTCTCCGCATCGCGCCGGTGATCGCGATCGCCCCGCTCGTCTTCCTCTGGATCGGCCGCGGGATCGTCCCTCGCGCGGTCGTCGTCGCCACGCTGACGCAGTTTCCGATCGCCATCGGGATGCTGAGCGGCCTCCGGTCGGTGCCCGAGGAGTACCTCGACCTGCTCCGGTCGGTCGACGCCCCCGAGCGCCGGCTGTTCGTCTCCGTTCGGCTGCCCGCGGCCGCCTCGAGCGTGCTCGCGAGCGCCCAGGTCGCGGCGACGCTCGCGGTCATCGGCGCCGTCGTCGCCGAGTTCGTCACCCTGCGTTCGGGGCTCGGCTACCGGGTGTTCGACTCGGGGATGCGCCTCGAGACCGCGGAGATGTACGCCGCGCTGGTCGCGCTCTCGCTGGTGGGGATCGGCTTCTACGGCCTGCCGCGGCTCGGCTGGTGGTGCTGGCGCGAGTGGGGTGCGCTGGCGAGTCGCCGGTCCGTGCGGAGTAGGTGA
- a CDS encoding ABC transporter ATP-binding protein, whose translation MIRASGLTVAYEDVVALEGVDLEVAAGEFVTIVGPSGCGKTTLLRAIAGLEEPTRGAVLIDGREPAAARAAGNLGFVFQRHTLFPWKTALQNVTFLRTVAGKPAETDRAADLLERVGLGGAEHRYPEELSGGMAQRVAIARALHLGADLLLMDEPFGELDEITREELGVELRELWRRERKTVLFVTHSVPEAVLLADRCLLVDGPPGRLTASFEVDLPRPRDESVFESRAFQRQVAAVRSSLHGARAERTRQRDP comes from the coding sequence ATGATCCGGGCGAGCGGCCTCACCGTGGCCTACGAGGACGTCGTCGCGCTCGAGGGCGTCGACCTCGAGGTGGCGGCTGGAGAGTTCGTCACCATCGTCGGCCCCTCGGGCTGTGGGAAGACGACCCTGCTACGGGCGATCGCGGGCCTGGAGGAGCCCACGCGGGGGGCGGTGCTGATCGACGGACGCGAGCCGGCGGCCGCCCGGGCGGCCGGAAACCTCGGATTCGTCTTCCAGCGGCACACGCTGTTCCCCTGGAAGACGGCGCTGCAGAACGTGACCTTCCTCCGGACGGTCGCCGGAAAACCCGCCGAGACGGATCGGGCGGCCGACCTCCTCGAGCGCGTCGGCCTCGGCGGGGCCGAACACCGCTACCCCGAGGAGCTCTCCGGCGGGATGGCCCAGCGGGTAGCGATCGCCCGCGCGCTCCACCTCGGGGCCGACCTGCTGTTGATGGACGAGCCGTTCGGCGAACTCGACGAGATCACCCGCGAGGAACTGGGCGTCGAGCTCCGGGAGCTCTGGCGGCGCGAGCGGAAGACGGTGCTGTTCGTCACCCACAGCGTGCCCGAGGCCGTCCTGCTCGCCGACCGCTGCCTGCTGGTCGACGGCCCGCCCGGACGGCTCACGGCGTCGTTCGAGGTCGACCTGCCCCGGCCGCGCGACGAGAGCGTCTTCGAGTCACGGGCGTTCCAGCGCCAGGTCGCGGCCGTCCGCTCGAGCCTCCACGGCGCGCGCGCCGAACGGACCCGACAGCGGGACCCATGA
- a CDS encoding MATE family efflux transporter, producing the protein MTGAGVRARTLAVWKRVLALAWPIMAEQTTRTLMRTVDIIVTGLFSPAAIAAIGLADLYARLPLRIGLGLGGGAIALSSQDTGSGATRTRDEAITQAILIGAITGLPFVLLGFLLSEYAIEILGAEADVVAFGAIYLMIIMATAPARHVGLIAARALQGTGDTKSPMVVNVIANVFNVTGSAVLGLGLLGAPRLEIVGVGLATAFSNVFTAVVLVGVIAGPWRQGSLVAPTDWVITKQLVAVSTPRVAEGMVATAIEFPFNALLLLLGTEVNAAYQVGRRVYQQITSPLSRGYNVAASVVIGQHLGDGSPEDARFDGWAIAGLGLATVGVIGIVLAAFAHQFVAVFTDDPATVDHAVTFAQAYGVGAPFLVSYIVIAGALQGAGETTIPFIARASGLFLFYLCFSYVAAVPLGYGVLGICAGIILYYIWSLGVVTAGYVYGDWAGKAARMMEERGTLSDD; encoded by the coding sequence ATGACCGGTGCCGGCGTCCGCGCTCGCACGCTCGCGGTCTGGAAGCGCGTGCTGGCGCTCGCGTGGCCGATCATGGCCGAACAGACCACGCGGACGCTGATGCGCACCGTCGACATCATCGTCACCGGGCTGTTCTCGCCGGCCGCCATCGCGGCGATCGGCCTCGCGGACCTCTACGCCCGCCTGCCGCTGCGGATCGGCCTCGGGCTCGGAGGCGGCGCGATCGCGCTCTCGAGTCAGGACACCGGCAGCGGGGCAACGCGCACGCGAGACGAAGCCATCACACAGGCGATCCTGATCGGCGCGATTACGGGGCTCCCGTTCGTCCTCCTCGGCTTTCTCCTGAGCGAGTACGCGATCGAGATCCTGGGTGCGGAAGCCGACGTCGTCGCCTTCGGCGCGATCTACCTCATGATCATCATGGCGACGGCACCGGCCCGCCACGTCGGGCTGATCGCCGCCCGGGCGCTCCAGGGCACCGGCGACACCAAATCGCCGATGGTCGTCAACGTGATCGCGAACGTGTTCAACGTGACCGGCTCCGCCGTGCTTGGGCTCGGCCTGCTCGGTGCACCCCGTCTCGAGATCGTCGGCGTCGGGCTCGCGACGGCGTTCTCGAACGTCTTCACCGCCGTAGTGCTCGTGGGGGTCATCGCCGGCCCGTGGCGCCAGGGCTCGCTCGTCGCGCCGACCGACTGGGTAATCACGAAACAACTGGTCGCCGTTAGCACGCCACGGGTCGCCGAGGGGATGGTCGCGACCGCGATCGAGTTCCCCTTCAACGCCCTGCTGTTGCTGCTCGGGACCGAGGTCAACGCGGCCTACCAGGTCGGTCGCCGGGTCTACCAGCAGATCACCAGCCCGCTCTCGCGGGGGTACAACGTCGCCGCGAGCGTCGTCATCGGCCAGCACTTAGGCGACGGCAGTCCCGAGGACGCCCGGTTCGACGGCTGGGCGATCGCCGGTCTCGGACTCGCCACCGTCGGCGTCATCGGGATCGTCCTCGCGGCGTTCGCCCACCAGTTCGTCGCGGTCTTCACCGACGACCCCGCCACCGTCGACCACGCGGTCACCTTCGCCCAGGCCTACGGCGTCGGCGCCCCGTTCCTGGTCTCCTACATCGTCATCGCGGGCGCACTCCAGGGCGCCGGCGAGACCACCATCCCCTTTATCGCCCGCGCGAGCGGCCTGTTTCTGTTCTACCTCTGTTTCTCGTACGTCGCGGCGGTCCCCCTCGGCTACGGCGTCCTCGGCATCTGCGCCGGCATCATCCTCTATTACATCTGGTCGCTCGGCGTGGTGACGGCGGGCTACGTCTACGGCGACTGGGCCGGGAAGGCGGCACGGATGATGGAAGAGCGGGGGACGCTGTCCGACGACTGA
- a CDS encoding ABC transporter substrate-binding protein encodes MDVRTFPVLAADDQRLVDRLAVATSRPAARVLAYLLRRDADDDLASVASRTAIGIGTGEHEKSVARALEALRSADLVTKTTAKTAGSGRPPDRWAVRRPEAATVRTLYRHHARALLAQAERLEGELSAALPAESTAATGGTGSLAIGLNWEPNALHLPLFAARDALPDSPSLSFESYAGSRAVVAAVAAGDVDLGVAGAVTACRERRAGREIVPVAVIFQRSTVVLCALEGRFDEPFTSMAQLGGRRVGIPSGTETGLLARFLLEQAGLAEAVDIVDLAGEERTALVSGEVDAVTGMSPDPGRLEREGHTVEVVAMAEQYPVYGPALIVHRETLERRRPLLERALTAVMAGRASATGQPAVDAVATSAGETPAGVARTFERAVERFDAGETVRKRGWGWHTPDGWAGVRTALSGVASRP; translated from the coding sequence ATGGACGTCCGGACGTTCCCGGTACTCGCCGCGGATGACCAGCGGCTGGTCGACCGGCTCGCGGTGGCAACGAGCCGGCCCGCCGCCCGCGTGCTGGCGTACCTCCTCCGTCGGGACGCAGACGACGACCTCGCATCGGTCGCCAGCCGAACGGCGATCGGGATCGGAACCGGCGAACACGAAAAGAGCGTGGCGAGGGCGCTCGAGGCGCTCCGGAGTGCGGACCTGGTGACGAAGACGACGGCGAAGACCGCGGGAAGCGGCCGCCCGCCCGACCGGTGGGCCGTCCGCCGGCCGGAAGCGGCGACGGTTCGGACGTTGTACCGCCACCACGCGAGGGCGTTGCTCGCCCAGGCCGAGCGACTCGAGGGCGAGCTCTCGGCGGCACTGCCGGCCGAATCGACCGCAGCGACCGGCGGGACGGGGTCGCTGGCGATCGGTCTCAACTGGGAGCCCAACGCCCTCCACCTGCCGCTGTTCGCGGCTCGGGACGCGCTCCCGGACTCGCCGTCGCTGTCGTTCGAATCGTACGCGGGATCGCGTGCAGTGGTCGCCGCCGTCGCGGCGGGCGACGTCGACCTCGGCGTCGCCGGCGCGGTGACCGCCTGTCGGGAGCGGCGGGCGGGCCGCGAGATCGTCCCCGTCGCGGTGATCTTCCAGCGCTCGACCGTCGTGCTCTGTGCCCTCGAGGGGCGGTTCGACGAGCCGTTCACGTCGATGGCACAGCTCGGGGGCCGGCGCGTCGGCATTCCCTCGGGAACCGAAACCGGACTGTTGGCCCGGTTCCTGCTCGAGCAGGCCGGGCTCGCCGAGGCGGTCGACATCGTCGACCTCGCGGGCGAGGAGCGGACGGCGCTCGTCTCCGGAGAGGTCGACGCCGTCACCGGAATGAGCCCCGATCCGGGGCGCCTGGAGCGAGAGGGCCACACCGTCGAGGTGGTGGCGATGGCCGAGCAGTACCCCGTGTACGGCCCCGCGCTGATCGTCCACCGGGAGACGCTCGAGCGACGCCGGCCGCTCCTCGAGCGGGCCCTGACCGCGGTGATGGCGGGCCGGGCGAGCGCGACCGGGCAACCGGCGGTCGACGCCGTGGCGACGAGCGCCGGCGAGACGCCCGCGGGGGTCGCCCGGACGTTCGAGCGAGCGGTCGAGCGGTTCGACGCGGGCGAGACGGTCAGAAAGCGCGGCTGGGGGTGGCACACCCCCGACGGGTGGGCGGGCGTGCGGACCGCGCTGTCCGGGGTGGCGAGTCGGCCATGA
- a CDS encoding helix-turn-helix domain-containing protein, whose product MATLVDLHAPASETALGTTFERVPSLECELEQAAVAGFPGVWCAGVARSDLEDALAADPSVERYELLRTRDDESFLYNLELADEITEILKIPIDEGGTILAASAADGTWLFRMRFPDRCALSRTFDRIRDRDVDTEVVRLQELTGETVTDIGLTAEQYEALRAAVEHGYYDIPRRTSMQDLADELDISHQALSERLRRAYRTLVSAELEEGSASPVLDLE is encoded by the coding sequence ATGGCTACACTCGTCGACCTTCACGCACCCGCCAGCGAGACTGCGCTGGGAACGACGTTCGAGCGTGTGCCGTCGCTCGAGTGTGAGCTGGAGCAGGCGGCGGTCGCCGGCTTCCCCGGCGTCTGGTGTGCCGGCGTCGCCCGGTCCGATCTCGAGGACGCACTCGCGGCCGACCCCTCCGTCGAACGGTACGAACTTCTCAGAACCAGGGACGACGAGTCGTTTCTGTACAACCTCGAGCTGGCGGACGAGATCACCGAGATCCTGAAAATTCCGATCGACGAGGGCGGGACGATACTGGCCGCCTCGGCGGCCGACGGAACGTGGCTGTTCCGGATGCGATTTCCCGACCGGTGCGCGCTCTCTCGGACGTTCGATCGTATTCGAGACCGCGACGTCGACACCGAGGTCGTGCGGTTGCAGGAACTGACGGGGGAGACCGTGACGGATATCGGGCTCACCGCCGAGCAGTACGAGGCCCTGCGGGCCGCGGTCGAACACGGCTACTACGATATCCCTCGCCGGACCTCGATGCAGGACCTCGCGGACGAACTCGACATCTCCCACCAGGCGCTGTCGGAACGGCTCCGCCGGGCGTATCGAACGCTGGTGTCGGCCGAACTCGAGGAGGGGAGCGCGTCGCCCGTTCTCGACCTCGAGTGA
- the thsB gene encoding thermosome subunit beta — protein MSQRMQQGQPMIVMSEDSQRVKDRDAQDYNIRAARAVAEAVRSTLGPKGMDKMLVDSMGSVTITNDGVTILKEMDIDNPTAEMIIEVAETQEDEAGDGTTTAVAIAGELLKNAEDLLEQDIHPTAIIKGFHMAAEQAREEIDDIATEIDTSDEDLLRKTAETSMTGKGAEVNKEHLAQLIVDAVSGVTVETDEGENVVDLEFLNIETQTGRAVGESELLEGGIIDKDPVHDNMPTEAEDASILLLNDPIEVEETDVDTEVSVTDPDQLQKFLDREEEQLKAKVQHIVDLDVDVVFCQKGIDDLAQHYLAKEGILATRRAKKSDLEFLKEVVDASIVSDLESATADDLGFGTVTRDEEDGHFYVEGEDSHGVTLLLRGSTEHVVDELERGVNDALDVVAQTVSDGRVLAGGGAIEVELASRLRDYADSVSGREQLAVEAFADSLELVPRVLAENAGLDSIDTLVDLRAAHEDGQVRAGLNVFSNDIEDTFEAGVVEPAHAKEQAVTSASEAANLVLKIDDIISAGDLSTDKGDDEEGAPGAGGMGGGMGGMGGMM, from the coding sequence ATGAGTCAGCGAATGCAACAGGGGCAGCCGATGATCGTCATGAGCGAGGACTCCCAGCGCGTCAAGGACCGCGACGCGCAGGATTACAACATCCGCGCCGCCCGCGCGGTCGCCGAAGCCGTTCGCTCGACCCTCGGCCCGAAGGGGATGGACAAGATGCTCGTCGACTCGATGGGCTCCGTCACGATCACTAACGACGGGGTAACCATCCTGAAGGAGATGGACATCGACAACCCGACGGCCGAGATGATCATCGAGGTCGCCGAGACACAGGAGGACGAGGCCGGTGACGGCACGACGACCGCCGTCGCGATCGCTGGCGAACTGCTGAAGAACGCCGAGGACCTCTTAGAGCAGGACATCCACCCGACGGCCATCATCAAGGGCTTCCACATGGCCGCCGAGCAGGCCCGCGAGGAGATCGACGACATCGCGACCGAGATCGACACCTCCGACGAGGACCTGCTGCGCAAGACCGCCGAGACGTCGATGACCGGCAAGGGCGCCGAGGTCAACAAAGAGCACCTCGCCCAGCTCATCGTCGACGCCGTCTCCGGCGTCACCGTCGAGACCGACGAGGGCGAGAACGTCGTCGACCTCGAGTTCCTCAACATCGAGACCCAGACCGGCCGCGCCGTCGGCGAGTCCGAACTGCTCGAGGGTGGCATCATCGACAAGGACCCGGTCCACGACAACATGCCCACGGAGGCCGAGGACGCCTCGATCCTGCTGCTGAACGACCCCATCGAGGTCGAGGAGACCGACGTCGACACCGAGGTCTCCGTCACCGACCCCGACCAGCTCCAGAAGTTCCTCGACCGCGAGGAAGAGCAGCTGAAGGCGAAGGTCCAGCACATCGTCGACCTCGACGTCGACGTCGTCTTCTGCCAGAAGGGCATCGACGACCTCGCCCAGCACTACCTCGCCAAGGAGGGCATCCTGGCGACCCGGCGCGCGAAGAAGTCCGACCTCGAGTTCCTCAAGGAGGTCGTCGACGCCTCGATCGTCTCCGACTTAGAGAGCGCGACCGCCGACGACCTCGGCTTCGGCACCGTCACCCGCGACGAGGAGGACGGTCACTTCTACGTCGAGGGCGAAGATTCCCACGGCGTCACCCTCCTGCTGCGCGGCTCGACCGAGCACGTCGTCGACGAACTCGAGCGCGGCGTCAACGACGCCCTCGACGTCGTCGCACAGACCGTCTCCGACGGCCGCGTGCTGGCCGGCGGCGGCGCGATCGAGGTCGAACTCGCCTCGCGCCTGCGTGACTACGCCGACAGCGTCTCCGGGCGCGAGCAGCTGGCCGTCGAGGCGTTCGCCGACTCGCTCGAGCTCGTCCCGCGCGTGCTCGCCGAGAACGCCGGCCTCGATAGCATCGACACGCTGGTCGACCTGCGTGCGGCCCACGAGGACGGCCAGGTCCGCGCCGGTCTGAACGTCTTCTCGAACGACATCGAGGACACGTTCGAGGCAGGCGTCGTCGAGCCCGCCCACGCGAAGGAGCAGGCCGTGACCAGTGCGTCAGAAGCCGCGAACCTCGTGCTCAAGATCGACGACATCATCTCCGCCGGCGACCTGTCGACGGACAAGGGCGACGACGAGGAAGGTGCACCCGGTGCCGGCGGCATGGGCGGCGGTATGGGTGGCATGGGCGGCATGATGTAA
- a CDS encoding SOS response-associated peptidase, protein MCGRYTLFVEQADLEERFDARFREPFGPRYNVAPGQRVPVITNEEPETIRGLEWGLVPSWADDDRSGLINARAETLAEKPSFRGAYAHRRCLVPADGFYEWVETPDGKRPYRVAFEDDRPFAMAGLWERWKRPTTQTGLDAFGAGEGGEGSEDAVLETVTVVTTEPNELVAGLHDRMAAILEPDREREWLEGGRSDDLLEPYPGDEMRAYPVSTAVNSPAMDEPSLVEPVEP, encoded by the coding sequence ATGTGTGGACGATACACACTCTTCGTCGAGCAGGCCGACCTCGAGGAGCGCTTCGACGCGCGGTTCCGGGAGCCGTTCGGGCCGCGGTACAACGTCGCGCCCGGCCAGCGGGTACCGGTGATCACGAACGAGGAACCCGAGACGATCCGGGGCCTCGAGTGGGGGCTCGTCCCCTCCTGGGCCGACGACGACCGCAGCGGCCTGATCAACGCGCGGGCGGAAACTCTCGCCGAGAAGCCGAGCTTTCGGGGCGCCTACGCCCACCGGCGCTGTCTGGTGCCCGCCGACGGCTTCTACGAGTGGGTCGAGACCCCGGACGGAAAGCGGCCCTACCGGGTCGCCTTCGAGGACGACCGGCCGTTCGCGATGGCCGGCCTCTGGGAGCGCTGGAAGCGGCCGACGACGCAGACCGGACTGGACGCGTTCGGCGCCGGCGAGGGCGGTGAGGGGAGCGAGGACGCGGTGCTCGAGACCGTCACCGTCGTCACGACCGAACCGAACGAGCTGGTCGCCGGTCTCCACGACCGAATGGCGGCGATCCTCGAACCTGATCGCGAACGGGAGTGGCTCGAGGGCGGTCGCTCGGACGACTTACTCGAGCCGTACCCGGGGGACGAGATGCGGGCCTATCCGGTGTCGACGGCGGTCAACAGCCCGGCGATGGACGAGCCGTCGCTGGTCGAACCGGTCGAACCGTGA
- a CDS encoding gamma-glutamylcyclotransferase family protein, whose product MQVFVYGTLTEPQRVESVLGPDGWSFAGERILEGLERVDGAYPTLVPGRRVRGRLLETDEAGLARLDAYEGVDRGLYVRVSVPLADADRTAWVYVGDPAKLDVDGASWPGEGGFASRVRTHCDRSEIVVRTHE is encoded by the coding sequence ATGCAGGTGTTCGTCTACGGGACGCTCACGGAACCGCAACGGGTCGAATCGGTGCTCGGTCCCGACGGGTGGTCGTTCGCTGGCGAGAGGATCCTCGAGGGCCTCGAGCGCGTCGACGGCGCCTACCCGACGCTCGTTCCCGGCCGGCGGGTTCGGGGGCGCCTCCTCGAGACCGACGAAGCGGGCCTGGCGCGACTCGACGCCTACGAGGGCGTCGATCGCGGGCTGTACGTTCGGGTGTCGGTCCCGCTGGCCGACGCCGACCGGACGGCGTGGGTGTACGTCGGCGACCCCGCGAAGCTAGACGTCGACGGCGCGTCCTGGCCCGGCGAGGGGGGGTTCGCCTCGCGCGTTCGCACCCACTGTGACCGGTCGGAGATCGTGGTACGAACCCACGAATGA